The genomic DNA TGTTGGCTGATTTATTGCTTAAAGATGGCGATATCGAGCGTGCTTATCATTATATCCGTTTTTCTTGGGATGAGACGAACCGGTTTCGTGCCCGCTCAAGAAGTTGGCAGAGTGCGGATATCCTTTCGTTGATCGATAAGAACTACCAGGCTACGATAGAAGGGAAGAACCGGATACTGGTCGCATATCTGACGCTGATCAGTGTACTTACCTTGTTATTGATCTCTGCCATCGTCTATATATATCGGCAGATGAAGCGACTGGCGGAGGCCCGCAATCATTTGCAGGAGACAAACGAGCAGTTGAAGGTGCTGAACGGCGAATTGTATCAGATGAACGATCGTTTGCAGTCCGCCAACCTCGAACTGTCTGAATCCAACCGGATCAAGGAGGAATATATCGGGCGTTTCATGAGTCTGTGTTCTTCTTATATCGATAAACTCGACGGTTATCGCCGTATGGTTTATAAAATGGTTTCTTCCGGACAGATCGGGGAACTGGTTAAAGTTACCCGATCGTCAAAGGGTTTGGAGGCGGAGCTGAATGCACTTTATAAAAATTTTGATACTGCATTTCTCCATCTGTTCCCGAATTTTGTGACACAATTTAATTCACTTTTGCTTGAAGATGAGCAGGTGGTACTGAAAAGGGACGAGTTGCTGAATACGGAACTTCGTATTTTTGCGTTGATCCGTTTGGGGATAAACGACAGTTCTCAGATAGCCGAATTCCTTCGCTATTCGGTGAATACCATCTATAATTATCGGGCAAAAGTAAAGAACAAGGCATGCGTTTCCAGGGATGATTTCGAGAATTTAGTCCGGGAAATTCATTAATCCTTTTATATTTGATCCACTTTTTTAGTAATATAAAAGATTTGTATCTTGTTGTTAGATAAATATTTGAGTGTTTTGTCTGTCCACTTATTTATTCACCGTCTCCCTTAGCTTTCCTTTTCTTCTTAATTTTGAATCACACATTTCAGGTCAGCAGATTATTCATTAAAAAAGTAATACGCATGGAAAAGAACATAGGGGAGTATCTTTCCCGCAAAAGTACGGAAGTGATTGCTATAGTGGCTTGTATCGGTTTGATCATAACTATTATTCTGGCTGCCGGGTCAATCAGGACTGAGCAGGAGAAGGCTCATATGGTCTTGCATTCAAGCTGTCTGCAAACGAAATAGGCAGATGCTTGTTTTCTAAAAAGAGTGTTTTAATTTCTCTATATATAATTTATATCCGGTTCCTGTGCATAGTAGTAGGAATCGGATTTTTTTTATGTGTCTGATAATCAGAAATGGAGGAATGAAATACGAAAAAAGTAAAAAGAAATGAAATGAAAAACTTGCATAATTCAAATAAACCATCTACTTTTGCACCCGTCTTAGAGACAAGGAGAGATGGCAGAGTGGTCGATTGCGGCGGTCTTGAAAACCGTTGAACTGAGAGGTTCCGGGGGTTCGAATCCCTCTTTCTCCGCTGAAAGCAGCAAAAGCTGCTTTTTACGTTTTATGGAGGCAGGTTGCTTCTTGATATACATAATCAACCGAAAAGGAGAGATGCTCGAGTGGTTGAAGAGGCACGCCTGGAAAGCGTGTAAACCCCTAAAGGGTTTCGCGGGTTCGAATCCCGCTTTCTCCGCAAAGTCCTGATGATTTATTATCGTCGGGACTTTTTCTTTATGGGATTAATTAACGGTATTTTGAAATAAGATATGGATTCTTTATCTTTGCAAAAAGTTTTTTAGGGAAGGAATGTTAGTAACTACCGTGGATAAAAAGATAAAGTTTTACCAGCGTGTGATTTTGATGATCATGTTGGTCTTTATGCCGTTTTATTCAGTTGGCAGCGATTTCTTTCTGGAAGGTTTCCCAAGTTCTTCCATCGAGGTGGTAGAGAATGGAGTGCATGATGTACTTGATTTTGACGATAATGCCTCGTTGCGTACTGTCCGGCAGGAACAGATTCAAATCCAACAGTTTGTTGCAGACTTTATAGCCGACTGGCTGACTATAATAAATGTGCATGAGCTGATTCATTCTCTTGAATTGCAGCAATGTGCATTCTTACCTATATTTTATCAACTTCATAAAACCCAGAGTTTTGTCTGGTTTTGTTCCTATCTGATTTAGGTCTTATCCGATTCTTTTTATTTTTCAGAGCGTGTATGGGTATGTTGTGCCGGTATGCGGAAGGTTTTGTCGTATCCCTGATATTGCACGCTTTATCATGTTTATAATTATAACCTAAAAATAAACTAATCAGAAACGATTTATGACGAGAAGATTATTTTTTAACTATTTACCTTTTTTGTTTTTAATAGCCAGCTTTTTTACCTCTTGTAACCGGAGCCATGAAAAAAAATCCGGAAGTAAAGACAATACGCTGGTGGTGAAGCTGGTAGCTACGAGTATCGAAGTGGCTCAATCGTATGTAGCCGATGTGCAGGCTGTCCAGTTTGTGGAGGTTAAACCGAAAGTGGAAGGGTTCGTTGAAGATGTCTTGGTTGACGAAGGAGAGCACGTGAAGAAGGGACAGGTCTTGTTCAAGCTTTCCTCTGCCGAACTGTATGAAGAGGTCAAAGAGGCGCAGGCCAATTATAAGCAAGTGCAGGCCGAGTTGAAAATGGCGGAAGTCGAAGCGGACCGTGTAAAGCGCTTGGTGGAAAAGGACATCATTTCGCCGATCCGCTTGGAACAGGCATTGGCGGAAGCC from Parabacteroides merdae ATCC 43184 includes the following:
- a CDS encoding DUF6377 domain-containing protein gives rise to the protein MGKRYRIILFLFFTANMVFAESNLDSLLVNLDQTILQHEIYKDRREARIRELKGKATKTAPNSIAAYQLNDSIYREYKSYMCDSAVLYLTKNIRIARNLRDQEREYKSKLLLASLHAATGMYQEAIDVLEEVRREDLPASLTRDYYACKEQVYREISGNSRDPQSIRRYEDKSFVYRDSLAMMLPEGAGKRVELQELALRADGHTDEALRINDTRLAKIPFGTPEYALTSYQRAMIYRQKKDREKEKYYLALSSLSDIQSAITDHASLWMLADLLLKDGDIERAYHYIRFSWDETNRFRARSRSWQSADILSLIDKNYQATIEGKNRILVAYLTLISVLTLLLISAIVYIYRQMKRLAEARNHLQETNEQLKVLNGELYQMNDRLQSANLELSESNRIKEEYIGRFMSLCSSYIDKLDGYRRMVYKMVSSGQIGELVKVTRSSKGLEAELNALYKNFDTAFLHLFPNFVTQFNSLLLEDEQVVLKRDELLNTELRIFALIRLGINDSSQIAEFLRYSVNTIYNYRAKVKNKACVSRDDFENLVREIH